TGGCTTTTTTCTGCTTGCTGAAAAACCATGGAACCCAAGAGACGGTTTCAATTTGTTGCAATACCTCTTATGCATCCATAGTTAAACCAAGAAGATAGCTTCCAGTCTGCATTCCACATAAACAGAGGCTATCAGCTACACATGTCCAGGGGTCACACAAGATCTTTATAATCAGAATCACAGCAGTTTAAGAAGAGGAcaatggccgggcgttggtggtgcatgcctttaatccagcactagggaggcagaggcaggcggatctctgtgagttcgaggccagactggtctccagagtgagtgccaggataggccacaaactacacagagaaaccctgccttgaaaaaccaaaaaaaaaaaaaaaaaagaggacactgAGTCAGACAAGCTTTAGTTCAAGCCCCAGTCTGCGGTTTATCGTGTGTGCACTGTGTATAAACATGTGTACGCATGTTTGCTATAAAGACTGTAGTGGTCCTGATTTTCTGGTTTCCCTTAAGCACATAtggaaaaaacatgaaaatattagcacattaataataataaaaacagtgatTATTGGTTTTCTTCCAAACTGAATTTATCTGTAAGTCAAATTAAGGAGACTTGATTTCTATGGTACTGGATCATGACTAACACGGAGAATATTGCTGTCTGTTTATTGTGACTGTAGGCCTTTCATGGTTTTCTGAGGAAAGGaatgtataattttttttgtttctttctctgaaagGACATGGGTCTGAAAGTCTTTACTAATTTCCATTACCGGAAACCAGAAATATGTTCATCCCAGGAAAACTTGCACTTACTGAGGACATTTGACGGCCCACAAGGACCAATGATGTATGGTGCTCCAGCTGCCTGTGAGTAATCTAGCACTTCCTATTGGAGTAACGGTCAATAGAATTCTTTGACTGGGTGTATGTAAGATAAAACCATGTCAAACACAGGTCTTATAAATTATGGTGATTTAGAACAAGAACTAGAATTCCTACAGTTCAACAAGAAAGGCTGGAAATATTTTTTGCTATAAAGAATAATTAGCTTCTGATACAAGAAAAAATTTGGGTTTTGGTTTCTGcctttcataatgttttaaaattgttgtttgtttattaagaTAGGGTCTTTTactgtaacccagactggcttcaaaataGATGTGAAGCTATACAGAGTGATACAGGCAGCAACTAGACACTCATGATACTGTTTGTTTGtattgagaaagggtctcacatagcccaggctggccccaaacttgttATATAgtctaggatgaccttgaacttctgatcatcctgaCTCTACCTCTCCAATACTGGGGTTTGCAAGTgtccaccaccatgcccagctccataGTTATTATTTTGATGTGGAAACACGGACTAAGTGCATCCTATGCGGCTCCTGTAAAGACAAATGTTCTGGAGAATTAGAAATATTAACACCAGTGAAAACTTCAGCAAAAACAATGCCAGTGGCAGAGCTGGCAGGTACTGGAATGTCAGCCAAGAGTCAGGGTGGAGATTTCATCTATCCAGATTTGCCTGAAGGTGATTCGTTTTTTGCTGCAGCTTTTAAACAAATATAGCATCAAAATAGTGACACCCAGTTGAGATTTGAATTTATCAGCCTTAGGCCCTAGGAGCAAATTTCTGTGTCACTCATGCTGAGACTCACTAGGCCTGATAAAGTTAAGAGCTCAACTCCAGggccagggaggtggctcagggggTAAATTGCTTGCTGTGcagtcatgaggacctgagtttgttccctagaacacacacacacacacacacacacacacacacgtgcatacatgcatgagtatacatgcacactcacacacatgcatgaatttacacacacacacacacacacacagcttaacTAGGTGTGTGACAATGAAGCACCGCACAAACTTTTGCTCTTTCTACATaagacatttctctctctctccctccctctcccccccccgcccccgttTTAGTTCGTGATGCCGTAGACAGCATCAACCACGCAGAACAGGCCATTAGAGAGACAGTCAGGACACACTTCCCCAAGACCTGGATATGGGACCTCATCAGTGTAGagtgagttttatttttctgttacttcgtagttgttctttgttttgttttttttccttaaacagATTTCTCCCCTGTATGTCTCtatctctatttttcttcttttgatttgttACCTTTTATTCCTGGGCAATAAAGCGATGGGgtatttctaaaaacaaacaaacaaaaaagtcgtTCTTTGTATATCCTGATAACATTtgatggtttgtttatttgttctgtaAACAGCTTTACTTTTCCACCAAACCTTCACTCCTATAATTCCATGCAGGTAGATATACGctaccttaatttttaaaagatgtttgtaGAAGTATGGCATTTCTAAGGCTCGATTCTACAGACACTCAGACTGGAAATATTTAACAGTGCCTTACCTAAACACCTCAAGTCATTTTCTAAACCTTCAGTcactgtatttgtgtgtgttcaacATAAACTCAGGTATTCAGAGGACACATGTCACCCACACCCTGTCTTCTCAGTTCCTCAGGTTCAGCAAATGTCTCGTTCCTTGTCCCCGATACTATAACCCAATGGGAGGCCAGCGCCTTCTGTGTGAACGGGGAAGCTGGGTTTGGCATTTCACCCAAAGCATATCTACAGATCTCCCAGCCCTTCTTCATTGAAATTGCCTCACCCTTCTCCATTGTTCGAAATGAACAGAGTGACGTGGTTGTCAGTGTCTTCAGCTACCTGACTACGTGTGTAGAGGTAAGTCACCCCCTTTGACCTGGAAACAAATATCCAGCAAGCTAAATTATTcactaatttttttcattaaatatcaCCATAGTTGATTAACAAATGAAAATTCATACTACAAGGAAGCCACTTCTTTCTATAATCTTTAGagataataaatgaataataattcaatttttaattttattttctgagtataattgttttgtctacatgtatgcacatgtaccatgtgcatttctggtgcccacagaggccagaaaaggacatcagaacCCCTTGAATTGATGTTATTGGctgttgtaagctaccatgtggatgctgagaactgaacccaggtcctctgcaagagcaacaagtgctcttaactgctgagtgcACTCTGTAGCCCcagaaataattgttttaaatcaCAATGACTTGAAATTATAATGATAATGACATTTTGTGATGATACACATTCTACTATTTTGTGAACTTATGAATGAGTCCTTGGGCATCTTTTTATTTTGCtaagttaaaggaaaaaaatttttttgttttttcaagacagggtttctctgtattgttttggaggttgtcctggaacccccactgtatactaggctggcctcgaactcacagagatctgcctgcatctgccacccaagtgctgggattaaaggcgtatgccaccaatgcccagcataaaataaagaaaatcttaagatgAAAATGTCAACTTCCTCGAAGACATTGAAGAAACCATTGTGTGATAAGCTATAGAATtttaaggaaaggagagaaattaAATTGCTACCCCTGTGGCCATTATTCTGTTTTTAGATTTCTGTTCAGTTAGAAGCATCTGAGAATTATGAAGCAAATATCAACACCCTAAGTAACAATGGCAGTGATGTTCTCCaggctggagaaaggaaaacatatgtCTGGACCATTATACCAAAGACATTGGGTAAGCAGCTGTCTTTCCTGGACTGATCCACATTTTATCAACCTCTGTTTTTCTTAGATTTTCAGAAGAAAGATGATTTTCTTCAACACCGTATTTTTAATTTCCGTTATTCATTTCCCTATATTCAAAATTCTTATAATTTccttgattaaaaatattttctcttctgtgtctCATGCATGTGCCTGCAGGTATGTATATACaccatgtgcatgtgggtgcctAGGGAATTGGGAATGGGGTGTTCCATTGGAACttggtggttgtgagttgccttaTATGAGTGCTAGggaccaaacctaggtcctctgcaagagcagcaagtggtcttacACACTGAGCCTCTCCAGCCCTATAGCTGCTTACTGTTAATATTACTCTGTGGAACAAAACTCCATTCACATAATAAGATTAAATATGGCACAGATGCTAATGTGTGTGATTTATCAAGTCCATATATCATATCCCAAAtaaaggccacatctcttaatgCTACCCTGACTCTGGCATTTGCTGAATTGTTACCCAACAGTCACATAAAATGCCACTTTTACAAAAATTTCTCCTCAGCCACAATCATCAATTATGAGAGTCACTGgggttattttttaaactaaatgtACTAAAAATAGGCCACCGGATACCCAAATCCAACCATTGAATCAAATACCGAGAACTTTGTTCTTGTGCCTGGCAGTTGAGAAGAGTAACTTGAGAAGTCTCTTGCTGATGATACGGGAGAAGGAGGAAGTTAAAAGTTTAGTGAACCAGAAAGGCTAAATGTTGATGCTGCTTAGTTTGGGAAAACTTTTTAAACTTATGTCAATAGAATTCTTTTATTCAATTTCTTGTATTCATTGTATTATCAGTGgagtgtatgtttttttttaattcagctgTGATATTGATTCACCTCAGACCATTTTTCTATTAGACTTAAACTTTTTTGATTCTTATTCTGCGCAACATCTTCGAATAGCTAACTCTGAGTTGCTGCTATGTCTCTGTGATGCTCAACGACTGTGCAAACCAATGAGCAAAACAGGcaccaaagaaacagaaacaatatgCCAATACGTCTATAGTACACAGCCTTGTGATACTGGAGATCAGGTTTGATTACCTACTATGATACCACAGAAATTAAAATCAAGGGATTTCTTGCCAGCATTCAGATATATCTGGTGGCCCTTGTGCTGGATCAGATCTTACTGTTTTACCTTTGATCTCAGAAAACACTAGAAACCCCAGTTATCACCACGTGTGACCCTGGGAAACATTAGAAGCCCTAGTTAttgccaggaatggtggtgcaagcctttagacCCAGCCCTCGGAAGGAAGATGcgggaagatctctgtgaattctagactTGGTCTATGCAGTGagcttccaggccagcctggactacatggtgagaagaccctatctcaaaaaaaaaaagaaagaaagaaaaaagaaaaaagaaaaaagaaaggaagagaaccTCCAGATATCTGATGCTGTATTGCCCCATGTCATCTTTATAAACGATATCAAGGTGTTGGCACAGGTTCATAGAACGTTGTCTTTCTGCAAACTTTGCAAGCTGGCGGCTGGCTGTTGCTGCGTCAGCATGAGCTGCGAGGTCGGCATTCGGTGCTCCATTGTTGGCTGGCGGCTTGGCCGTTGGCACTCCTCCGACTGAGGCGACCATGGCGGGGGTGGTAGCGCTAGTGCGGAAAACTCAAGAATATGTGAAGACCAAGGAGTTCCGGGATTACATAACCAGCACCCACTTCTGGGGTCCTGTGGCCAACTGGGGCCTCCCACTGGCCGCCTTCAAGGATATGAGGGCGTCTCCCGACATCATCAGTGGCCGCATGACGATAGCGCTCATCTTCTACTCCATGGCTTTCATGCGCTTTGCCTACCGGGTCCAGCCTCGAAATTACCTGCTGTTGGCGTGCCATTTTTCCAACGTGGTGGCACAGAGCATTCAGGGGAGCCGTTTCGTGGCACACTACTACCTTGGTGGGGCCAAGGCCCACAACCGTCCGGCCAAATAACCTTCATgactgggggatgggagggatagCCTGACCCAGACTTTGCAGCTTGCAAGCATTGGACTCTATTCCTCCTAAAGAAAGGCCAAGGAAAACTTTGGTTTGGACTCTAAAACGGTGCAAACCCAATTAAAAACTGCAGTttggttaattaaaaaaaaaaaaagaatcaaattgaaaaaaacaaaactttgtaaGTTCTAAGGGAGTAAATGAGTAACTTACTACAGGGAATCTTGAAATAAGTAGAACAACACAAATTATTGCCTTCTCTCCAGGTAGGAGGAGAAGCAGGTAGTTTGGTCTAAACTTTGGTATGATGGTAGAGTTTGGTTCCTCTCTCGATCAAGACATGACTGACAGACCTGAAGCATCTCCCACTGGAGAAAGTGTCAGTATTCTTTATCTTATGCTTGGCAATATTTTCCAGGTAAAGTAAATATTACTGTAGCGGCTACATCCAAACAAAGTAGTGCCTGCCCAAATGATGCCAGTAAGCAACAAGATGTCAACTGGAAAGACACCGTAGTCAAAGGCTTACTGGTAGAGGTATGTACATAGGAAATACCAAATTCTTCCAAACACTGGGAAACAGTGTCTAAGAGATAAACTAGGACATTCTTCTCGAAAAGGCCTAATTGACCACAGTTACTTTTGATGCAAACCTTCTGCTTTGAACAAATACAGTATTACACATCCATCCTGTTTTAAATCAATTCCTCAGCCCCTATTGGGtaggtggctcagtgggaaaacacTTAACTAGCTGTTCatagccctgggttctattctcTGCATCTCCCAACCCAGCCAACCTACAGAGCCTCACCAAGGATGATGGGGCCCCTTGAAACATGCTTTGTGATTTCTTAACTCTCCTCTTGATGTGAAGCAGCCTGTACATCTCCTCCTCCCCACACTTCTTCTTAACTGATCCTAAAGCGAAGTATAATCTTAATCCCAGGGTCTTGGGTTCAAGCCCCATGTTGGACACCAGATTAAGTGTGATCCTAATTGGTcttattaataaaaacccagagtcagatatcgaggtaaatgctgaaagatcagagaggcaaAAGAGCAGCCATAGTCACCTCTTACCTCTTTGCATCCTCAGACAGAAAGAGCGAGATCCTGTCTATACCCTGCCtaatcacttcctgtctctgccctgtgttgtcacttcctgtctcctctctgtacagacctccagacctctatggttaactaatgctagctctgccctctgatctccaggcaagttttatttgtcagaacacaaaatatcacaacatATTAAAGTCTAAGAGACAAATCCATTTGCTCCATGCTTGTGAGCAGTTCCTaccagcctcaaaaaaaaaaaaaaaaaaaaaaaatcagaacagttGAAAGTGCCACTCAGTGACACAGcagggttggtttttgtttgtttgtttgtttttcgagacagggtttccctgtagctctggaacctatcctggcactcactctgtagaacaggctggcctcgaactcacagagatccacctgcctctgcctcccgagtgctggaattaaaggtgtgtgccaccaacacctgttGACATAGGGTTATCTTTGTACAATCTATGGGAACTGAGGGCCTGAAGGGATGTTGACACTGTACAGGGACGTCCACATAATAAGGACAGGGACAAGAAATGGCTCTCAGGAACAACCCCGAGCCAGCCATGCCTCTGGTAACTGATGTTTGGTCTCTTTTCCTTTGTGGAAAAATGACCCAATTTATTATTCTGttctcgtttttttgttttttttttttcttactctctaACAGCCTGAAGgtattgaaaaagaaacaagccagagtttccttatctgcacAGAAGGTAAGACAGCTCTCCAGATGGTTAGATGGTCCTAGAGAAATCTAAGCATGGTAGATCTATTTCCTTGACCTGTGCACAAGCCACAAGCCACGAGCCACAAGCCACGAGCCCACTTACCATGTGGATGCATTTTATAgggttttactttatttcatgttGTGTCTTCTTTGATGTATAATTTTTAGCAAACAAGATGCATGTtaataaattacatttgtttgtctAACAAGATTAGTTTGCCTATTTCCTCcatcttgtatatttttatttctttgttcataTGATTGTCTCACAATCTCGATCAATGGAAAACTCAGGAGTTTTCAAATTAACGCTAGCATAGTGGTTGCTTTTATATTCTTGTTATGAAAATAGTATGTAGATTCATTACTGGATCTCAGTCACCTGAGTTGTAGCTATCATGAGCATTATTTTAGCTGGTTAGTGGTAGtttgattttaatgttttaatgttgAGCATTCCTTCTACGAGCCATGAGTCttatatctttcattttttttccatatgtAGTTTAAGTACTGAACTGATAGAAAATGGAGACCACTGTCTAAGACGAAGCATACATCAGTTTCTGAATGTGTTGTTATTATAAACTAGCTCAAATActcagtttactttttaaaaaaaacttattacatatatttatgtgtgtgcatgcctgtgtgtgtgtgtgtgtgtgtgtgtgtgtgtgtgtgtgtgtgtgtctgcacacatgcatgtatatgagtgtgcattGCATACTTTTGGggggtgtggaagtcagaggacaacttgctctggggttccttctctttctagccagggattgaactcagatcatcaggcttggtggcacaggctattaccctctaagccatctcactgtcccaaattcacaatttcattttgtCTAGTAAGTGAAACTAAACAATGGCCTTTTCTTCCAAGTACAGCTGTTCCAAAAATCTGCTACTGTGGTTTGGAGAGGGAAGTCTTTGCATTATTTGTGTGGGTATTTTTCTTTCAGGTACCAAAGTCTCAAAGCCAATACTTCTGGAATTGCCAAGTGATGCAGTGGAAGGGTCGGTCAGATCCTTTGTCACCATTGTGGGTGAGTTTATCACACTATGTATCATGGTGACTTGAAAAACCTTGGTTGGGGTGgtctaaaaaacaaaagttcTAAAATAGCAGAATGGAGATGTTTTCCTAgccatcagggcaggaactgtgTTCCGGCCACTCTCTCTGCCCATTTCCGTGTGGAGTTCCCAGACCTGCATCTCTCCACCTTGCTCTCACTGGCGGGTAGCAGTAAATGCTCAGAAAACAGGAGACCCCGTTATGACCTGTAAATATGAATGCTAAATTAGCCTCTTGGAGATTATGCTATGTTGTGATACTGGGAATTCTCTTGGttaaaataaaagagagggaTGTTTCCTAAAAGGAAAGGTTAATTCATCGTATCATCGACATTGAAGCCTGTAGGAGAGGGATGAGGTGTAGTTTGTATCACATCAGCTCAGTATCTAAAATCACAAATCAGAAGCAGGCCAGCAAGTGAGCACACTTCCTAAGCGTCCTCCATGCTGTGGGGATGAGATTTTTTTCAGGAACATTTTATACCTGAAACCCCTCTAACTCCGCGCTTAAGAACCACCTCCCTCAGATTCTCTCTAGGAAATTTTGGCTTGTTTAtgtgttctgtttattttgttttaaactgtGTGTAGAGCAGGCAGTGTGTGCACATAAGcatggtgcccaaggaggccagaggcatcaagTCCCCCAGAGGTGAAGTTAGAGAgagctgtgagccacctaataCGGGTGCTGGGTGCTGCATTCAGGCCTGCTTCAAGAgtagcaagggctcttaaccaccgagccaccacctccccagcctcctggTTACACCTTCTAGAGCCAACTTTAAATGTTTTCTGCTCCTACCATGCATTAACAATAACCACGGGCTCTAATGCCGAGGCATCGGCTCAGTGTGAACATAAGTGCATGACTCTCCTTTTCCGTTTTTAGGGGACATTCTAGGAGTCACAATGCAGAATCTGGAGAGTCTTCTCCATACGCCCTATGGGTGTGGTGAGCAGAACATTGCCCAGCTAGCATCTGACACTTACATACTCGACTACCTGAGAGCCACCCAACAGCTGACAGAAGTAGTCAAATCCAAGGCGCTACTTCTCTTAACCAACGGTGAGAGGGGATAAGAGTTTCTGCCAACAGATGTGAAGCCAACTGCAGCTGATATCAAAACACGATCAGTCTTACTCTGTGGCCCCCTGGTGAGACAAAAGTAAAGCTTTTAGGTACTCTGGGTCCTAGCTGTGTGCTCTTTTTTACTTTAAATCCGTGTCCATCATTTGACCTTATGATGCAGAACTGTAGTTGCAAATTTTAAACtcatctttcttttaaattttctttattcattgcaTCCACCCCGTCTACaccattcttttccttctctcccagcCTGAAAATCAGTTTGCTATTGTGTTGTGTTTTAGGTTACCAGAAGCACTTGTCTTTCAAAAACTACGACGGTTCATACAACATGTTCTGCCAGAGCAGTCAGAAAGGAGACACATGGTGAGAGATGGAGACTTTGTTTTCAATAATACAGGTTTTTCTCCCAAGCAGGACTTGCAAGAAGGTGACAGTAGCTGGTCCTCAGTGGGGATGTCCAGCCAAGTGAGTTTCCCAGTGGATTTacagagaataaaacaaaacccctaaGTTTATTATTTCCAGTCTGATGCAACAATATCCCCCTAGTCTCATGCAACTTGCTCGGCTGTGTGATCATTTAATGAtggttttctgtgatgtcacagctCATCAGCTCCATGACATCTTCCTCTGTGCCCCTCAGTCTCATTTAGATGCGGGGGAAAGGAAACTAGATACCCCATAACATCGGGTTACAGACCATACCAGTCCTGTTTCTGGGTATGTGTAATCAAACGGACTACACAGCCAGACCTTTGGGTGGCAAAAGTCTGCCTGCTCTAATTGCTATAGATACGCTGTTCATCATAGTTTACTGACCCCAGTGAAAGGTCTACTGTCAATCAAGACTAGTATTGGACACTGTGTATGAATGCATTACCCAAAGG
This is a stretch of genomic DNA from Cricetulus griseus strain 17A/GY chromosome 8, alternate assembly CriGri-PICRH-1.0, whole genome shotgun sequence. It encodes these proteins:
- the LOC103162130 gene encoding mitochondrial pyruvate carrier-like protein; translated protein: MAGVVALVRKTQEYVKTKEFRDYITSTHFWGPVANWGLPLAAFKDMRASPDIISGRMTIALIFYSMAFMRFAYRVQPRNYLLLACHFSNVVAQSIQGSRFVAHYYLGGAKAHNRPAK